Proteins found in one Candidatus Nitrosopelagicus brevis genomic segment:
- a CDS encoding galactose-1-phosphate uridylyltransferase: MGNLRKDHVAERFVIVNESKTKPSKSKKNPFKLGNESMTNPSVLSLVLKDGMLQRLQDDEGDSVKNWTVRVVPAINPAVDIETENTYSEHPLYSEPAYGYHYNIIASPDETKTLATIDVEQWGYVLSVVQDRLRWLYTQKGVAYVAIYADSGKNSGTKVQHPHLHMMSFSTIPPKIEEEANSSHRILNEKGVYPMSQLVTSESGGPRQILQTEGFIALSPWAPSHPYEFWICPKKHATSFSKISQKEINDLALILRATLGGLSNSIKDVSFNIAFHLSPEKKNSKQIHWHVEVYPQTIPWSGLELGFGIFLNELTPEKAAEELGAACRKELSALVGIL, translated from the coding sequence GTGGGTAATTTAAGAAAAGATCATGTAGCTGAAAGATTTGTTATTGTAAACGAATCTAAAACTAAGCCATCTAAATCAAAGAAAAATCCTTTCAAACTTGGAAACGAATCTATGACTAATCCTTCTGTCTTATCTTTGGTTTTGAAGGATGGAATGCTTCAACGATTGCAAGATGATGAAGGTGATTCTGTAAAAAATTGGACAGTTCGTGTTGTTCCTGCAATTAATCCTGCAGTGGATATAGAAACTGAAAATACATACTCTGAACATCCTTTGTATAGTGAACCTGCATATGGCTATCATTACAACATAATTGCTTCTCCTGACGAAACTAAAACTTTGGCAACAATAGATGTTGAACAATGGGGGTATGTTTTATCTGTAGTTCAAGATCGACTTAGATGGCTTTATACTCAAAAAGGTGTTGCATATGTCGCAATCTATGCTGACAGTGGCAAAAACTCTGGAACAAAAGTTCAACACCCACATTTACACATGATGTCATTTTCAACAATACCTCCAAAAATTGAAGAAGAAGCAAATTCTTCTCATAGAATTTTAAATGAAAAAGGTGTTTATCCAATGAGTCAACTTGTGACCTCTGAATCAGGTGGACCACGTCAAATACTCCAGACTGAAGGATTTATTGCATTATCTCCTTGGGCACCATCTCATCCGTATGAATTTTGGATATGTCCAAAAAAACATGCAACTAGTTTCTCAAAAATTTCCCAAAAAGAGATTAATGATTTAGCCTTAATCCTTAGAGCTACGTTAGGAGGTCTATCAAATTCCATAAAGGATGTCTCATTTAATATTGCATTTCATCTATCTCCTGAAAAGAAAAATAGTAAACAGATTCATTGGCATGTTGAAGTATATCCTCAAACCATTCCTTGGTCTGGTTTGGAACTTGGATTTGGAATATTTCTAAATGAATTAACTCCTGAAAAGGCTGCTGAAGAACTAGGCGCAGCATGCAGAAAAGAACTTTCTGCACTAGTGGGAATTTTATAA
- a CDS encoding alkaline phosphatase family protein has product MSENSQIKIVYVLLDGVGDLPHPDIENKTPLQAAKTPNMDKLAKNGKMGEVISVGKGIAPESDIAVFNMLGYKFHHADYAGRGVIEAIGTGMDFKDGDLALRGNFSTLDERDVIIDRRAGRHIEREDALAVSREIEEKLKFSNPLAKVAVTPTIGHRVIVRIRDEHPLSPNITNTDPAYSRVDGMGVAKAVGDFLKIERCLPLDETDTAKLSADLVNEFTEKSLQILKDSETNKKRNSKGKKLLNSILLRDAGNKYPKVETINKKYSMNFSCIVDMPVEIGISNVLEMKAYSAGGLTDYEEKATVAAKSMETENAIYVHLKGPDEFGHDGDAIGKMKNIEEIDERFFGTLLKNIDTNKVAVMISADHATPCINKGHSDDPVPVLISGDGITNDGSERFTEEFAKKGEIGLLEGAQVVSKAIEIIKSGN; this is encoded by the coding sequence TTGAGTGAAAATTCTCAGATCAAAATAGTGTATGTACTATTAGATGGTGTAGGCGATTTACCACATCCAGATATAGAAAATAAGACTCCTTTACAAGCAGCAAAAACTCCAAACATGGACAAGTTAGCAAAAAATGGTAAAATGGGCGAGGTCATTTCGGTAGGAAAAGGAATTGCTCCAGAGTCAGATATTGCAGTTTTCAATATGTTAGGATACAAATTTCATCACGCAGATTATGCAGGAAGAGGAGTTATTGAGGCAATTGGGACAGGGATGGATTTCAAAGATGGTGATTTAGCTTTACGAGGAAATTTTTCAACTTTAGACGAAAGAGATGTCATTATAGACAGAAGAGCAGGGCGACATATTGAAAGAGAAGATGCTTTAGCAGTATCTAGAGAAATTGAAGAAAAATTAAAATTTTCAAATCCACTTGCAAAAGTTGCAGTTACACCAACTATAGGACATAGAGTTATTGTTAGAATAAGAGATGAACATCCATTATCTCCAAATATCACAAACACTGATCCAGCTTATTCCAGGGTAGATGGAATGGGCGTGGCAAAAGCTGTAGGGGATTTCCTAAAAATTGAAAGATGTTTACCTTTAGATGAAACTGATACTGCAAAATTATCTGCAGATTTAGTCAATGAGTTTACAGAAAAATCATTGCAAATTCTAAAAGATAGTGAAACAAACAAAAAGAGGAATTCAAAAGGAAAAAAATTACTTAATAGTATTTTATTGAGAGATGCAGGAAACAAATATCCAAAAGTTGAGACAATTAATAAAAAATATTCTATGAATTTTTCATGTATTGTCGATATGCCAGTTGAAATCGGCATATCAAATGTTCTTGAAATGAAGGCATACAGTGCAGGTGGCTTAACAGATTATGAAGAAAAAGCAACTGTTGCTGCAAAGTCAATGGAGACAGAAAATGCAATTTATGTTCATTTGAAAGGACCAGATGAATTTGGCCATGATGGAGATGCAATTGGAAAAATGAAAAATATTGAAGAAATTGATGAAAGATTTTTTGGTACACTTTTGAAAAATATTGATACCAATAAAGTAGCAGTTATGATTTCAGCAGATCATGCAACTCCATGTATTAACAAAGGTCATAGTGATGATCCAGTTCCAGTACTAATTTCAGGAGATGGAATTACAAATGATGGTTCAGAAAGATTTACTGAAGAATTTGCTAAAAAAGGTGAAATCGGATTATTGGAAGGCGCTCAAGTAGTTAGTAAAGCAATAGAGATTATTAAATCAGGAAACTAG
- a CDS encoding DUF309 domain-containing protein has protein sequence MERYMLHLKNSSDLNRKMAKDILRKSRIITSGMNLTLRDCRVSKKYVELDTTIAKSDLDELIDKLSSIGPLDHAKHVVEEIVEKEKAISEGIDYFNNERFWECHEILEGVWKNCDGNEKFLVQGLILVAAGLVHYQKDEDLVCISIFNRALEKLENSNGQYYDIDIDKIKQTITEMITSKSVSSFLI, from the coding sequence ATGGAACGCTATATGCTTCATCTAAAAAATTCGTCAGATCTAAATAGAAAAATGGCAAAAGACATTTTACGAAAATCCAGGATTATTACGTCTGGAATGAATCTAACTTTGCGTGATTGCAGAGTATCAAAAAAATATGTTGAATTAGATACGACAATAGCTAAATCTGATTTAGACGAATTAATTGATAAATTATCATCAATTGGTCCATTAGATCATGCAAAACATGTAGTTGAAGAAATTGTTGAAAAAGAAAAAGCAATTTCTGAGGGAATAGATTATTTCAATAATGAACGATTTTGGGAATGCCATGAAATTCTTGAGGGTGTTTGGAAAAACTGTGACGGTAATGAAAAATTCTTGGTTCAAGGTCTAATTTTAGTTGCAGCAGGATTAGTTCACTATCAAAAAGATGAAGACTTAGTTTGTATTAGTATATTTAATCGTGCATTAGAAAAATTAGAAAATTCAAATGGTCAATACTATGATATTGACATTGATAAAATTAAACAAACTATTACTGAAATGATAACTTCGAAATCTGTGTCTAGTTTCCTGATTTAA
- a CDS encoding 30S ribosomal protein S24e: MSMIETVSDIENSFLSRREITCNFQGLGGKLKRKEAVDMITKEFNLSDKTVIAINMKNQTGRPNVTGMFYVYDNEELAKKQVNPTIFERLERQAKKDAEAAPAEEAKAEAPAEEAKAEAPAEEAKAEAPAEEAKAEAPAEEEKKE; this comes from the coding sequence ATGTCAATGATTGAAACAGTGAGTGATATTGAAAATTCATTCCTCTCAAGAAGAGAAATTACTTGTAATTTTCAAGGTCTCGGTGGGAAACTAAAGAGAAAAGAAGCAGTAGATATGATTACAAAGGAATTCAACTTATCAGATAAGACAGTAATTGCAATCAATATGAAAAATCAAACAGGTAGACCAAATGTCACAGGTATGTTCTATGTTTATGATAATGAAGAATTAGCAAAGAAACAAGTTAATCCAACAATATTTGAAAGATTGGAAAGACAAGCAAAGAAAGATGCTGAAGCAGCACCTGCTGAAGAAGCAAAAGCTGAAGCACCTGCTGAAGAAGCAAAAGCTGAAGCACCTGCTGAAGAAGCAAAAGCTGAAGCACCTGCTGAAGAAGCAAAAGCTGAAGCACCTGCTGAAGAGGAGAAGAAAGAATAA
- a CDS encoding 30S ribosomal protein S27ae produces the protein MPVEKKGHKGFSPKVSQYYKVDNDKVSRERKTCVRCGKGVFMSEHKNRRTCGKCGDTEFIQ, from the coding sequence ATGCCTGTAGAGAAAAAAGGTCACAAAGGATTCAGTCCTAAAGTAAGTCAGTATTACAAAGTAGATAATGACAAAGTATCAAGAGAAAGAAAAACATGTGTTAGATGTGGAAAGGGTGTCTTTATGTCAGAACATAAGAATAGAAGAACCTGTGGCAAATGTGGCGATACAGAATTTATTCAATAA
- a CDS encoding tRNA pseudouridine(54/55) synthase Pus10, with product MKSHSVTISKILKNYNLCEYCTGRLISKLVGKPSSKSLGKKYLIKYKKTSTTKCYICKNLFENLDLMLSNIYEKSDDVDFKTFNLGIILKNSFLERDDLIKSKFKLKGIENIKFGVSAEIIKKLSRRTKSKRIVDNPDLFIQANFKDESCTIRTKPLFVYGRYNKKIRKLPQKQVLCKSCNGIGCHNCNFDGLETLESVESNISNFLIKKFDGNQVKINWIGGEDQSSLVLGDGRPFFAKILNPKRRNRILRKSLKLEDISLSELKKIPIPPKGSIAFKSKVSIIIDTKKSISITQLQKLDILKNSEIHDAGKNKKNTQKRIYKISYKKLGKTSFRLDLLLDGGIPIKSFIQNSEITPNVSELLDNQCRCKSLDFKNIIL from the coding sequence GTGAAATCACATTCTGTTACAATTTCTAAAATTTTAAAAAATTATAATCTTTGTGAGTATTGTACGGGACGTTTAATCTCAAAGCTAGTTGGAAAACCTTCATCTAAATCACTTGGAAAAAAATATCTCATAAAATACAAAAAAACATCTACCACAAAATGCTACATATGTAAAAACCTCTTTGAAAATCTTGATCTTATGTTATCAAATATTTATGAAAAATCTGATGATGTTGATTTTAAAACATTCAATCTTGGGATAATTTTAAAAAATTCATTTCTTGAAAGAGATGATTTGATAAAATCAAAATTTAAACTCAAAGGAATTGAAAATATTAAATTTGGAGTTTCTGCTGAAATTATAAAAAAATTATCTCGACGAACAAAATCTAAAAGAATTGTAGATAATCCTGATTTATTCATACAAGCGAATTTCAAGGATGAATCTTGTACTATTCGAACAAAACCTCTTTTTGTTTATGGTAGATATAATAAAAAAATCAGAAAATTACCTCAAAAACAAGTTTTATGCAAAAGTTGTAATGGAATTGGTTGTCATAATTGTAATTTTGATGGATTGGAAACTTTAGAGAGTGTGGAAAGTAACATCTCTAATTTCTTAATAAAAAAATTTGATGGAAATCAGGTTAAAATTAATTGGATTGGTGGTGAGGATCAATCTAGTTTAGTTCTTGGTGATGGCAGGCCATTTTTTGCAAAAATACTAAATCCAAAAAGACGAAATAGGATATTACGTAAATCTTTGAAATTAGAAGATATTTCATTATCAGAATTAAAAAAAATTCCAATACCACCTAAAGGATCAATTGCGTTTAAATCTAAAGTTTCAATAATTATCGATACAAAAAAATCAATCTCCATAACTCAATTACAAAAATTGGATATTTTGAAAAACTCTGAAATCCATGATGCTGGGAAAAATAAAAAAAATACCCAAAAACGAATCTACAAAATAAGTTATAAAAAATTAGGAAAAACCTCATTCCGCTTAGATTTATTGTTAGATGGCGGAATACCAATCAAATCATTCATTCAAAACTCTGAGATTACACCCAATGTGTCTGAATTATTAGATAATCAATGTAGGTGTAAAAGCCTTGATTTCAAAAACATAATTCTCTAA
- a CDS encoding 2-oxoacid:ferredoxin oxidoreductase subunit beta, giving the protein MALKVGDYKTDVHNDWCPGCGDFGIVNSIQMALAEMEIPRHETAIFSGIGCSGKTSHFINVFGVHTLHGRVLPFAQGAKISNPNLKIIAVGGDGDGLGIGAGHFVAAGRRNVDMTYIIFDNAVYGLTKGQASPTLKLGEKTKSLPTPNTNYNVNPIGLAIASGFTFTARAYSYDIRHLKDIIIAAINHKGLAFVDVLQPCPTYNDINTRDWFNGADRVDETTNKPMPRIYKLEDTDYDPVVHYSDETELNQKKTQAIVKSLEWDTKIPTGIFYKNELITPYTRRLIDKIPNYIENPSALQNISKNNAPITKINHILDSYKV; this is encoded by the coding sequence ATGGCGCTTAAGGTAGGAGATTACAAAACAGATGTACATAATGACTGGTGTCCTGGATGTGGTGATTTTGGAATTGTAAATTCCATTCAAATGGCACTGGCAGAAATGGAAATTCCTCGTCATGAAACTGCAATATTTTCTGGTATTGGGTGTTCTGGAAAAACATCTCATTTCATCAATGTATTTGGTGTTCATACTTTGCATGGACGTGTTTTACCTTTTGCACAAGGCGCAAAAATATCAAACCCAAATTTGAAAATCATAGCCGTTGGTGGTGATGGAGATGGGCTTGGAATCGGTGCAGGTCATTTTGTTGCAGCTGGTAGACGTAACGTGGACATGACATACATCATATTTGATAATGCTGTATATGGATTGACTAAGGGGCAAGCATCACCTACTCTAAAATTAGGTGAAAAAACCAAGTCCTTACCTACTCCGAATACAAATTATAATGTTAATCCAATTGGACTTGCAATTGCTAGTGGTTTTACTTTTACAGCAAGAGCCTACTCTTATGATATACGTCATCTAAAAGATATAATCATTGCCGCAATTAATCACAAAGGTTTAGCATTTGTAGATGTTTTACAACCTTGTCCAACATATAATGACATCAATACAAGAGATTGGTTTAATGGTGCAGATAGAGTTGATGAAACTACCAACAAGCCAATGCCACGTATTTACAAATTAGAAGATACCGATTATGATCCTGTTGTACATTATAGTGATGAAACTGAATTAAATCAGAAAAAAACACAGGCAATTGTAAAATCACTTGAATGGGATACAAAAATACCAACTGGAATATTTTATAAAAATGAACTAATCACTCCATATACTAGAAGATTAATTGATAAAATTCCGAATTATATAGAAAATCCTTCGGCGTTACAAAATATTTCAAAAAATAATGCTCCTATAACCAAAATTAATCATATACTTGATTCATACAAAGTCTAG
- a CDS encoding 2-oxoacid:ferredoxin oxidoreductase subunit alpha, which translates to MQRRGHELVSDFTWMIGGPQGSGVETAANIFSQVFSKMGYQIFGKREYYSNIKGEHSYFAVRVSDKQIRSSIKGTNMLIAFDAETIFRHANDVLENGIIIYDSTLENIKVSDVITFDNDFKERMEGFLKSNNKENTIKGILELASERGASIHSVSFRSLLFELSEKIENPRIKTMIRMFNVLGVSLSLGLLMIPTEKLTESINSIFSKKKAIADMNVSAANFAYNYAAAKFGSTDLKFNINEIKENTLLVQGYYGTSIGKIIAGCRFQSYYPITPATDESNFLETNEILEINEDRPGSTLVIQTEDEISAIGMAIGSSLTGVRSATCTSGPGFVLMIECLSWAGINEVPVVITFYQRSGPSTGLPTRHGQDDLLCAINSGVGEFPRIVYASGNVSDSFYDTANVFNYADVFQVPIIHMMDKFIASSVTTCQRFDETKVNIDRGKLLDEPPSNAYKRFDHTADGLSPRSKIGLENGIFWNTGDESDVEGHISEDPVNRVEMMDKRQSRLDYILEKIPESEQIVKHSDGEFCVVSWGSTQGPILDAIDMLKNEGINIGFVEIKLLHPFPKELLKKSFSNSKTIIDVEANYTGQLGSIIKQNLEKDPDYYILKYTGRPMTCTELYDTLKKIVNNNAEKREVLTYGA; encoded by the coding sequence ATGCAGCGACGGGGGCATGAATTGGTATCTGATTTTACATGGATGATTGGTGGACCACAAGGTAGTGGTGTTGAGACTGCCGCTAATATTTTCTCTCAAGTTTTCTCAAAAATGGGATATCAAATATTTGGAAAACGTGAGTACTATTCTAACATAAAAGGTGAACATAGTTATTTTGCAGTTAGAGTTTCTGACAAACAAATTCGTTCTAGTATCAAAGGTACAAACATGTTAATTGCATTTGATGCTGAAACTATATTTCGTCATGCTAATGATGTTCTAGAAAATGGAATCATAATCTACGATTCAACTTTAGAAAATATCAAAGTCTCAGATGTTATTACATTTGATAATGATTTTAAAGAACGAATGGAAGGTTTCTTAAAATCTAACAACAAAGAGAATACTATTAAAGGAATCTTGGAATTGGCATCTGAAAGAGGTGCATCAATACATTCTGTTTCTTTCCGTAGTCTTTTGTTTGAACTTTCTGAAAAAATAGAAAATCCTCGAATTAAAACTATGATTCGTATGTTCAATGTTTTGGGAGTCTCTCTTTCATTAGGATTGTTAATGATTCCTACAGAAAAATTAACAGAATCTATAAACTCAATTTTTTCAAAGAAAAAAGCAATCGCTGACATGAATGTATCTGCTGCAAATTTTGCTTACAATTATGCTGCAGCAAAGTTTGGAAGTACAGATTTAAAATTCAATATTAATGAGATTAAAGAAAATACACTTCTAGTTCAAGGGTACTATGGTACATCCATTGGGAAAATAATTGCAGGATGTAGATTTCAATCATATTATCCAATTACGCCTGCAACAGATGAAAGCAATTTTCTTGAAACCAACGAAATACTTGAGATTAATGAAGATCGTCCTGGTTCAACACTTGTTATTCAAACTGAAGATGAAATCTCTGCAATAGGTATGGCAATAGGTTCATCATTAACAGGCGTACGTTCTGCAACATGTACATCTGGACCTGGTTTTGTACTAATGATAGAATGTTTGAGTTGGGCAGGCATTAATGAAGTTCCTGTTGTGATTACATTTTATCAAAGAAGTGGACCTTCTACTGGTTTACCTACCCGTCATGGCCAAGATGATTTACTATGTGCCATTAATTCAGGTGTAGGTGAATTTCCTAGAATTGTTTATGCATCTGGTAATGTATCAGATAGCTTTTATGATACAGCTAATGTGTTTAACTACGCTGATGTTTTTCAAGTTCCTATTATACATATGATGGATAAATTCATTGCTAGTTCTGTCACTACCTGTCAACGATTTGATGAAACTAAAGTCAATATTGATAGAGGAAAACTACTAGATGAACCTCCTTCAAATGCTTACAAAAGATTTGACCATACCGCCGATGGATTATCACCAAGATCAAAAATAGGTTTAGAAAATGGAATATTTTGGAATACTGGAGATGAAAGTGATGTTGAAGGTCATATTTCTGAGGATCCAGTTAATCGTGTAGAAATGATGGATAAAAGACAGTCTCGTCTTGATTACATTCTTGAAAAAATTCCTGAGTCTGAACAAATTGTCAAACATTCTGATGGTGAATTTTGTGTTGTTTCTTGGGGTTCAACTCAAGGTCCAATTCTTGATGCAATTGATATGTTGAAAAATGAAGGAATTAACATTGGATTTGTTGAAATAAAACTTTTACATCCATTCCCAAAAGAACTTTTGAAAAAATCATTCTCTAATTCTAAAACAATTATTGATGTTGAGGCCAATTACACTGGTCAGCTTGGGTCAATAATTAAACAAAATTTAGAAAAAGATCCTGATTATTATATTCTAAAATACACAGGAAGACCAATGACATGTACTGAATTATACGATACATTAAAGAAAATTGTAAATAATAATGCTGAAAAAAGAGAGGTTTTAACATATGGCGCTTAA
- a CDS encoding 2-hydroxyacid dehydrogenase, producing the protein MKKRFNVLVTRRLHTSALDELKRKCNVSLHIGKIPIPKKNLIDKIKNMDGLVCHPYDTIDKEVIKNSKNLKVISTFSVGFDHIDVNFAKSQGIKIGYTPEVLTNATAELTIGLILDVLRRISEGDRIIRNKKWNQIFGAYDYTGTEVSGKTIGIIGMGRIGREVARKANGLGMNIIYHNRKPISKRIENMLKAKYVSENMLYKNSDIISLHVPYNNDTHHLMNSKIFKKMKKTSFLINTSRGKIVNEKQLVNALMKKEIQGAGMDVYESEPVKRNSPLLKLENVVLAPHVGSSTNETRQKMSDITARNLILALEGKKLLYSV; encoded by the coding sequence ATGAAAAAACGTTTCAATGTGTTAGTTACAAGACGCCTACACACATCTGCACTAGACGAATTAAAAAGAAAATGTAATGTGTCGCTGCATATAGGTAAAATTCCAATTCCAAAAAAAAATCTAATTGATAAAATCAAGAATATGGATGGCTTGGTTTGTCATCCATATGACACAATAGACAAAGAAGTCATTAAAAATTCAAAAAATCTCAAAGTAATCAGTACATTTAGCGTAGGTTTTGATCATATTGATGTTAATTTTGCAAAATCACAAGGAATCAAAATTGGCTATACGCCTGAGGTTTTAACTAATGCCACAGCCGAGTTAACAATTGGATTAATTCTAGACGTGCTGAGAAGGATTTCTGAAGGAGATAGAATTATTCGAAATAAAAAATGGAATCAGATCTTCGGTGCATATGATTATACAGGTACGGAAGTATCAGGCAAGACTATCGGAATTATAGGAATGGGAAGAATTGGAAGAGAAGTTGCAAGAAAGGCAAATGGTTTAGGTATGAATATAATTTATCATAATAGAAAACCGATATCAAAGAGAATTGAAAATATGTTAAAAGCAAAATATGTTTCAGAGAATATGCTCTACAAAAATAGTGATATAATTTCACTGCATGTTCCATACAATAACGATACACACCATTTAATGAATTCAAAAATTTTTAAAAAAATGAAAAAAACTTCTTTTTTGATAAATACATCTAGAGGTAAAATTGTTAATGAAAAACAATTAGTTAATGCATTGATGAAAAAAGAAATTCAGGGTGCAGGAATGGATGTTTATGAATCAGAACCTGTTAAAAGAAACAGTCCATTATTAAAATTAGAAAATGTTGTTTTGGCACCACATGTTGGAAGCTCAACTAATGAAACAAGACAAAAAATGTCAGATATTACTGCAAGAAATTTGATTTTAGCACTAGAAGGAAAAAAATTACTTTATTCAGTTTAG
- a CDS encoding NAD(P)/FAD-dependent oxidoreductase, with the protein MKKFDIAILGGGILGTTISYWISNLYDSSVCVIEKESNVAQHTSGRNTGVVHTPFYLNPEKKKIFAKSAQSSHELWKTLAENTMSPWNEIGTIEVALNETQHKTLEKYQKWGIENGVLEENLVLLDSNEIKQKEKNVECFSGLLCKSDVSTDYSKLTQEIKKISVQNSTEFLFQKSVKSFIKNDDAIQVNFTDNSSIECSYLINCSGGNSLDIAKQFDLFESYSDLHFRGEYWIAHNSYADIVKTNIYSVARHPEFPFLDPHWIKRANGTTEIGPNAVPVPTPETYDGFVTDIPSTISKLGEILTGGAKKLFLNPDFISLISHEFRSSISKDAMVQRVMNFIPSLKPDYFTKKGTAGIRTPVISPDGNFISDVMEREGHNSFHIVNYNSPGATGAPAYSALIIKKLQDKGILKKPNSQKNTLWNFDSIIEQI; encoded by the coding sequence TTGAAAAAATTTGATATTGCAATTTTAGGTGGAGGAATTTTAGGTACGACAATTTCGTATTGGATCTCAAATCTTTATGACTCTAGTGTATGTGTTATTGAAAAAGAATCTAATGTTGCTCAACATACTAGTGGAAGAAATACAGGCGTTGTTCATACTCCGTTTTATCTAAACCCTGAAAAGAAAAAAATTTTTGCAAAATCTGCGCAAAGCTCACATGAATTATGGAAAACGCTTGCTGAAAATACAATGTCGCCTTGGAATGAAATAGGAACAATTGAGGTTGCTTTAAATGAAACACAGCATAAAACATTAGAAAAATACCAAAAATGGGGAATTGAAAATGGTGTTTTAGAAGAAAATCTTGTATTACTTGACTCAAATGAAATAAAACAAAAAGAAAAAAATGTTGAATGTTTTTCTGGGTTACTTTGCAAAAGTGATGTATCTACTGATTATTCTAAACTTACACAGGAAATAAAGAAAATATCTGTACAAAATTCAACTGAATTCCTTTTTCAGAAAAGTGTAAAATCATTTATCAAAAATGATGACGCAATTCAAGTAAATTTTACAGATAATTCTTCAATTGAATGTAGTTATCTAATTAATTGCTCTGGTGGAAACTCGTTAGATATTGCAAAACAATTTGACTTGTTTGAATCATATTCTGATCTTCATTTTAGAGGAGAATACTGGATAGCTCATAACAGTTATGCTGATATTGTAAAAACAAACATCTATTCAGTTGCTAGACATCCTGAATTTCCATTCCTTGATCCTCATTGGATAAAACGTGCTAATGGGACTACTGAAATTGGTCCAAATGCTGTGCCTGTACCAACACCTGAAACATATGATGGTTTTGTAACTGATATTCCCTCTACTATATCAAAACTAGGAGAAATTCTCACTGGTGGCGCAAAAAAACTATTTCTTAATCCTGATTTCATATCGTTAATCAGTCATGAATTTAGAAGTTCCATTTCAAAAGATGCAATGGTTCAACGTGTCATGAATTTTATTCCATCCTTAAAACCTGATTATTTTACAAAAAAAGGTACTGCAGGAATACGTACTCCCGTTATTTCCCCAGATGGAAATTTTATTTCTGATGTAATGGAACGTGAAGGTCATAATTCATTTCATATTGTTAATTACAATTCTCCTGGTGCAACTGGTGCGCCTGCTTATTCTGCTTTAATTATTAAAAAATTACAGGACAAAGGAATCTTAAAAAAACCAAATTCTCAAAAAAACACGCTATGGAATTTTGATTCTATAATAGAACAGATTTAA